The Peromyscus maniculatus bairdii isolate BWxNUB_F1_BW_parent chromosome 3, HU_Pman_BW_mat_3.1, whole genome shotgun sequence genome segment ctcacagagatccgcctggctctgcctcccgagtgctgggattaaaggcgtgcgccaccaacgcccggctagggTAATCAACTCTTAAAAGCAATGGCcacaaattaatttatttattctttggtgaTAGCAGACTTGCCTAACAGATCAAGGAGTGTTGATGGTAAAAGAATCAGTAGTAAGGATGGAGACAAGGAATGAGACAATGGTCCTGGAGTTTGTGCTGGAGGGGTTCCATGTGGCTCAGCATCTGGGCAAGCTCCTCTTCCTGGTGCACCTGCTGGTCTATCTGGCCTCAGTCATGGGAAACACACTCATAATCATCATCACCTGGACTGATCCTCGCCTGCAGACCCctatgtacttcttcctcagaaGTTTCTCCTTCTGTGAATGCTGTTTCATCTCCACTGTAATTCCCAAACTGCTGTCTatctttctttttggagacagagcaATTCATTTCACTCCTTGTATTATacaagcttttttctttttgtttcttgggTCAACTATTTTCTTCCACATGGCTGTGATGTCCTTGGATCGCTACCTGGCCATTTGCAGGCCTCTGCACTACCCAACCATCATGAACCCCAGGGTCTGCTTCCTTCTGGTTTTCTTCAGCTATGTGCTCTCCTTCATCCTAATAACTGGTATCATTCTGAAGCTGTCCTGGTTGCCTTTCTGTGGCTCCAATGTCATCCTCCATTTCTTCTGTGACCTTGGCTCCTTAATTCATCTCTCCTGTTCAGATACCAAATCTCTTGATAGAATGGCTTTTGGTGTCGCTTTGCTTGTCCTTTTCACATCTGTCATCACAGCTGTATTTGCATATAGCAACATACTAATCTCAATCATGCGTCTCCCATCAGCCAAGGAGAGACAGAAGGCTTTCTCCACCTGCTCCTCCCACCTCATCGTCCTCTCACTGATGTATGGCAGCTGTGTGTTTATATACGtgaaaccaaagcaaacaagTAGGCTAGAATCCAACAGAGAGGCTGCTCTTGTGAACACAGTGGTGACACCACTTCTGAACCCTGTCATCTACACCCTGCGCAATAAgcaggtccacctggctctgaggGATGCACTGTCCAGAGTGAACTTTAAGAAATAGTACCACCTGCTTCAGAAGGTGAGTCTTCTTGGTCCTCTAACTGCAGCTCCCCTACAGTGGAAACCCTCTCTATAAAATGTCTGTATGGTGGTCCAGTTTATGCTAATTTCACTAGACCCCTGCTcccttatctttaaaaattgaaaacaacaacaacaaaaatttgttCACCACATTGTGATGaaaatttcttccttcatttctattCATTGGAATTATATTAATTCAATTCAGACAGCATTTATGAAGAGCCTAACAAATATTCATCAAACAATTGCCCTCTTTACATTTGTGAGCCATGTCTGCAGGTTGCATGGATTGTATGCAAATGTTATATCACTTTATATATGGGTCTTGAACATCCATGGATTTTGTTATTCATGAATTTTCTGGAAATG includes the following:
- the LOC102910857 gene encoding olfactory receptor 6C75-like; protein product: MVKESVVRMETRNETMVLEFVLEGFHVAQHLGKLLFLVHLLVYLASVMGNTLIIIITWTDPRLQTPMYFFLRSFSFCECCFISTVIPKLLSIFLFGDRAIHFTPCIIQAFFFLFLGSTIFFHMAVMSLDRYLAICRPLHYPTIMNPRVCFLLVFFSYVLSFILITGIILKLSWLPFCGSNVILHFFCDLGSLIHLSCSDTKSLDRMAFGVALLVLFTSVITAVFAYSNILISIMRLPSAKERQKAFSTCSSHLIVLSLMYGSCVFIYVKPKQTSRLESNREAALVNTVVTPLLNPVIYTLRNKQVHLALRDALSRVNFKK